In a single window of the Paenibacillus sp. MMS20-IR301 genome:
- a CDS encoding DUF5808 domain-containing protein — MLTAIVLITALLGYVIIVTVYWNLSKPSGNLWFGVTLPAHVLEHVELRVLQKSYRHIYKKSTLAALPLLLPILFLDTYISLSVIYMLLWGSLLLLVLRHSFVRTHKSFTEMKRSKEWFAGDKRVVRLDTRLSAHKETMKLSLYWFILPALIAAVVFILRIFADDGNIMRIAGWSALGMTLLLWLVTLFFSRMKARVYSLDSELNLLLNRTYRQYWSRLWLGLALTDSCFTLIMAFTASKYPGSAAVIWNTGTVICSLIPILGILYVHKIFSRFETALLAMQQEIFYTDDDEYWINGTTYNNPNDRAILVPKRNGAGSTVNLGTKAGKRIYYGLCAFAAVILAATGWITVLADFSSPALRMSDGRTTISFPMYSYSFSLSDVQKLTLAESLPQAVRRMNGIATDTVAIGNFELNQFGESKLYISKNSPPYIVIRLPDLYVLYNHKEAAETRRIFTELNGR, encoded by the coding sequence ATGCTTACTGCGATTGTATTAATTACGGCTTTGCTGGGCTACGTCATCATCGTGACAGTCTACTGGAACCTGAGCAAGCCGAGCGGGAACCTGTGGTTCGGGGTTACTCTTCCTGCTCACGTACTTGAGCATGTGGAACTGCGGGTACTGCAAAAATCATACCGGCACATTTATAAGAAGTCTACACTAGCCGCTCTTCCTTTACTCCTGCCAATCCTGTTCTTGGACACATATATCTCACTTTCAGTAATCTACATGCTTCTCTGGGGCAGTTTGCTGCTGCTGGTACTCCGTCATTCCTTTGTCAGAACGCATAAATCTTTTACCGAAATGAAACGGAGTAAGGAGTGGTTTGCAGGGGACAAGAGGGTTGTCCGGCTGGATACGAGGCTGTCAGCACACAAAGAAACAATGAAACTCTCACTCTATTGGTTCATCCTGCCTGCCCTGATTGCTGCTGTAGTCTTTATATTGCGGATATTTGCAGATGATGGAAACATCATGAGAATTGCAGGCTGGTCTGCTCTGGGTATGACATTGCTGCTCTGGCTGGTTACACTTTTCTTTAGCCGGATGAAAGCCAGGGTGTACTCACTGGACAGTGAACTCAATTTGCTACTTAACCGTACTTATCGCCAGTACTGGTCAAGATTATGGTTGGGCCTTGCCCTAACGGACAGCTGCTTTACTCTAATCATGGCTTTTACAGCATCCAAGTATCCTGGGAGCGCTGCTGTGATCTGGAACACAGGTACAGTTATCTGCTCGCTGATTCCTATACTTGGCATTCTGTATGTACATAAAATATTCAGCAGGTTTGAGACAGCGTTACTTGCCATGCAGCAGGAGATTTTCTATACCGATGATGATGAGTATTGGATAAACGGGACAACTTATAATAATCCTAATGACCGAGCCATTCTCGTTCCGAAGCGGAACGGAGCGGGTTCTACAGTTAACCTGGGTACAAAAGCAGGTAAAAGGATATATTACGGCCTTTGCGCCTTTGCGGCTGTGATTTTGGCCGCGACCGGTTGGATCACAGTGCTGGCTGATTTCTCTTCTCCGGCCCTCCGGATGAGTGATGGCAGAACGACAATTTCTTTTCCTATGTACAGTTACAGTTTCTCTCTCAGTGATGTTCAGAAGCTGACACTGGCGGAATCGCTGCCGCAGGCTGTAAGGAGAATGAATGGAATAGCAACAGACACCGTGGCTATCGGTAATTTCGAGTTGAATCAGTTCGGCGAAAGTAAGCTGTATATCTCAAAGAATTCTCCGCCGTATATTGTGATCCGACTGCCTGATCTCTATGTGTTATACAACCATAAGGAGGCAGCTGAGACCCGGCGGATCTTTACCGAGCTGAACGGGAGGTAA
- a CDS encoding GntR family transcriptional regulator → MILTLDFTSELPIYVQLRNEIVIGIGSGQLADGERLPTVRQMAEDLGINSMTVNKAYAILKNEGFISIDRRHGATVSPAASGQPEFKAKLENELRLVISEAALKGVGREEFMQLCTGIFAAVAYQPKPVFE, encoded by the coding sequence ATGATTTTGACACTGGACTTCACGAGTGAGCTGCCCATCTATGTTCAACTGCGCAATGAAATTGTTATCGGGATTGGCTCAGGCCAGTTGGCTGACGGTGAGAGGCTGCCGACCGTCCGGCAGATGGCAGAGGATCTGGGCATTAATTCCATGACGGTAAACAAAGCCTATGCCATCCTGAAGAATGAAGGTTTCATCTCTATAGATCGGCGGCATGGGGCTACGGTGTCTCCGGCAGCAAGCGGGCAGCCGGAATTTAAGGCTAAGCTTGAGAACGAACTGCGGCTAGTTATCTCGGAAGCTGCGCTCAAGGGCGTAGGCCGGGAAGAATTCATGCAACTGTGTACGGGAATTTTTGCGGCGGTTGCTTACCAGCCGAAGCCCGTGTTTGAGTAG
- a CDS encoding AraC family transcriptional regulator — MDGALQNLAIDIHWIHDKITDSHWNDIRQNIHVHSFYWIQEGEGSFRTDEEIQVSPGMCFYLRPGLSMEMGCGGGNPLRITMILLSLYSLTSSADNQGAIEPVAALPLQFILKPEGERGRQLGQMFSRIAADWVPGSTGSQLMTQSLLYELLCRMLEAQADIREDRGQGYELFLRIKEELERRYSEPLLIHEQAERYGISPSYLRSLFQQYLQKSPKRYLSEIRYGHARKMLEYTRLSMKEIAASCGYSDEFHFSKAFKQLSGVPPSAMRLPS, encoded by the coding sequence ATGGACGGAGCTTTGCAGAACCTGGCGATTGATATTCACTGGATTCATGATAAAATCACTGATTCGCACTGGAATGATATCCGGCAGAATATTCATGTGCACAGCTTCTACTGGATTCAGGAGGGAGAGGGCAGCTTCCGCACAGACGAAGAAATACAGGTCTCACCAGGCATGTGTTTCTATCTGCGTCCGGGGCTGTCCATGGAGATGGGCTGCGGAGGCGGGAACCCGCTGCGGATTACAATGATTCTGCTCTCCCTGTATTCCTTGACGTCTTCGGCAGATAATCAGGGAGCTATTGAGCCGGTTGCTGCTCTGCCGCTGCAGTTTATTCTGAAGCCGGAGGGGGAACGGGGCAGACAGCTGGGTCAAATGTTCAGCAGGATTGCAGCCGACTGGGTACCCGGCAGCACCGGCAGCCAGCTGATGACCCAGTCACTGCTTTATGAGCTGCTCTGCCGGATGCTAGAGGCGCAGGCAGATATCCGTGAGGACCGCGGGCAAGGGTATGAGCTGTTTCTGCGGATTAAGGAAGAGCTCGAGCGGCGCTACAGTGAGCCGCTGCTGATTCACGAGCAGGCTGAGCGCTATGGCATATCCCCCTCGTATTTGCGGAGTCTGTTTCAGCAGTATCTCCAGAAGAGCCCCAAACGCTATTTAAGCGAAATCCGTTACGGGCATGCCAGAAAAATGCTGGAATATACCAGACTATCGATGAAGGAAATTGCTGCGTCCTGCGGCTACAGTGATGAATTTCACTTCAGCAAAGCTTTCAAGCAGCTCAGCGGAGTGCCGCCTTCGGCTATGCGCCTTCCTTCATAA
- a CDS encoding acyltransferase, with the protein MPDSQSPSPSMKPLDYMPWTEASEEERQEQLLHQQRLSAGYRCTFGDACFVSPQAAVLPDELQMGDRSYIAAGAIVRNTRLKMGSDCSVNSYSILTGDITMGNGVRIASHASLYGFNHGFESTELPIFRQPHTVKGISIGDDVWVGASAVILDGVSVGPHSIIAAGAIVTKDFPAYSIVGGNPARLIRSRAAEGASALKGDSKQDKLHQRLADFGKQAEAQLAPLLEYYSETADGEKLFRDRPGFKRTVRAYCDAAELAAMFGSLPPGWTREELISKLQGFQDSRTGLLPDPWSPPGPDDQPELLSDHLSRYHLLAAGYALEILGSALPHPVAVCDTMETAKLYGQLDALPWEENAWGAGDWIDCYATGLYHNLKTFGSGKRPDDLFGWLATHARQDSGLWGLPTSGEGWLQPVNGFYRLTRATYAQFGLPLPYPERSIDTILAHSRDRRFFRPEVLNACNVLDVVHPLWLCLKQTDYRRPEIRSWAEDMLSEVLECWVPERGFAFQLSSRQDTGLQGTEMWLSIIYLLADLCGTSASLGYTPQGVHRPEPAFSLSAR; encoded by the coding sequence ATGCCTGATTCACAATCACCCTCACCCTCAATGAAGCCGCTGGATTATATGCCTTGGACTGAGGCCTCCGAGGAGGAGCGGCAGGAGCAATTACTGCATCAGCAGCGGTTATCTGCCGGATACCGCTGTACCTTCGGGGATGCCTGCTTTGTCTCCCCGCAGGCGGCTGTCCTGCCGGATGAGCTGCAGATGGGCGACCGCAGCTACATAGCCGCCGGGGCTATTGTCCGCAATACCCGGCTTAAGATGGGCAGTGACTGCTCCGTGAACAGCTATAGCATTCTGACTGGCGATATCACCATGGGCAATGGAGTCCGTATTGCTTCACATGCAAGCTTGTACGGGTTCAACCACGGATTTGAATCTACCGAGCTGCCTATCTTCCGGCAGCCGCATACGGTTAAAGGAATCAGCATCGGGGATGATGTATGGGTTGGGGCGAGCGCCGTTATTCTCGACGGAGTAAGCGTTGGTCCGCACAGCATCATCGCTGCCGGTGCCATCGTTACGAAGGATTTCCCGGCCTATAGCATTGTCGGCGGGAACCCGGCCCGGCTGATCCGCAGCCGGGCGGCTGAAGGAGCCAGTGCCCTTAAGGGGGACAGCAAGCAAGATAAGCTCCATCAGCGGCTTGCGGACTTCGGCAAGCAGGCGGAAGCTCAGCTGGCCCCTCTGCTGGAGTACTACTCAGAGACAGCAGACGGAGAGAAGCTGTTCCGCGACCGGCCCGGCTTCAAGCGCACTGTCAGGGCTTACTGCGATGCAGCCGAGCTTGCTGCCATGTTCGGCAGTCTGCCCCCAGGCTGGACACGTGAGGAGCTGATCAGCAAATTACAGGGCTTCCAGGATAGCCGGACCGGGCTGCTGCCTGATCCCTGGTCTCCTCCCGGGCCGGATGACCAGCCGGAGCTGTTATCTGACCATCTCTCCCGTTACCATCTGCTTGCAGCCGGATATGCGCTTGAAATACTCGGCTCCGCTCTGCCCCATCCGGTTGCCGTCTGCGATACGATGGAGACGGCAAAGCTATACGGGCAGCTGGATGCCCTGCCTTGGGAGGAGAATGCCTGGGGCGCAGGAGATTGGATCGACTGTTATGCCACCGGGCTGTATCATAACCTGAAGACCTTCGGCTCCGGCAAACGGCCGGATGATCTTTTCGGCTGGCTGGCGACGCATGCCCGCCAGGACTCCGGCCTGTGGGGGCTGCCTACGTCCGGTGAAGGGTGGCTGCAGCCGGTTAACGGCTTTTACCGGCTGACCCGGGCGACCTATGCCCAGTTCGGCCTGCCCCTGCCGTATCCGGAGCGCAGTATCGATACCATACTGGCCCATAGCAGAGACCGCCGCTTCTTCCGCCCGGAGGTGCTGAACGCCTGCAATGTGCTCGATGTCGTTCACCCGCTCTGGCTCTGCCTGAAGCAGACGGATTACCGCCGCCCCGAAATCCGCAGCTGGGCGGAAGACATGCTTAGTGAGGTGCTGGAATGCTGGGTTCCGGAGCGCGGCTTCGCCTTCCAGCTGTCCAGCCGGCAGGACACGGGCCTGCAGGGAACCGAAATGTGGCTGAGCATTATTTATTTGCTGGCTGATCTATGCGGAACCAGCGCTTCACTTGGCTATACGCCGCAGGGAGTCCACCGGCCGGAGCCCGCTTTCTCCTTATCTGCGCGTTAA
- a CDS encoding RNA polymerase sigma factor, producing MLTLEQKVMRKLSAETLPRNAALPPVKAQMLYGNPETFGSLCHQELNASLQRYCLSLTRSVPDAEDLAQETWTKALGYSKFTHSPNPEALLLRMAKNTWIDTVRRRSSFIRALERSSAAVQQTGTQTGLSGISDIELAFQALCRYLTPLQRAAFVLRDVLGYSAAESAGSLGTTEGAVKAALHRARLALAKVKEELGAGDGPAFPLDADYRAYLRALALAYEQGQIPVMLELLRQEHAAEVTVAVSSSTVQAYYSSTGRSSSAAGGSTQLVLQMAA from the coding sequence ATGCTGACCCTTGAACAGAAAGTTATGCGGAAGCTATCCGCTGAAACACTCCCGCGAAATGCGGCCTTGCCCCCGGTGAAGGCTCAGATGCTTTACGGGAACCCCGAAACATTCGGATCGTTATGTCACCAGGAGCTTAACGCATCACTGCAGCGTTATTGCCTCTCCCTTACGCGGTCTGTCCCGGATGCTGAAGACCTGGCCCAGGAGACCTGGACCAAAGCGCTGGGCTACAGCAAATTCACCCATAGCCCCAATCCGGAAGCCCTGCTGCTGCGGATGGCCAAGAATACCTGGATCGATACCGTGCGGCGCCGGAGCTCCTTCATACGCGCACTTGAGCGTTCGTCTGCCGCAGTTCAGCAGACCGGCACTCAAACCGGGCTAAGCGGAATCTCTGACATTGAGCTGGCCTTCCAGGCTCTCTGCCGCTATCTTACTCCGCTGCAGCGGGCGGCCTTTGTCCTCCGTGATGTGCTGGGCTATTCTGCCGCTGAGTCTGCCGGATCCCTCGGAACCACTGAGGGTGCAGTCAAAGCTGCGCTTCACCGGGCCCGGCTGGCACTGGCTAAGGTTAAAGAAGAGCTCGGTGCCGGTGATGGTCCGGCCTTTCCGCTGGATGCTGATTACCGGGCTTATCTCCGGGCACTAGCGCTTGCTTATGAACAAGGTCAAATCCCGGTGATGCTGGAGCTGCTCCGCCAGGAGCATGCCGCCGAAGTGACTGTTGCCGTAAGCAGCAGTACGGTGCAGGCATATTACTCCAGCACAGGCAGGTCGTCTTCAGCTGCTGGAGGCAGTACACAACTTGTACTTCAGATGGCAGCTTAA